The Psychrosphaera ytuae genome includes a region encoding these proteins:
- the edd gene encoding phosphogluconate dehydratase — protein sequence MNPIIQQVTDRIIERSKATRKAYLAKIEKARLKGPHRGVLSCGNLAHGFAACKPEQKKDLTALTKANVGMISAYNDMLSAHQPYEVYPDKIRAAVEKVGSVAQFAGGVPAMCDGVTQGQPGMDLSLMSRDVIAMSAAVGLSHNMFDSAVMMGICDKIVPGLVMSALSFGHLPFVFIPAGPMESGIPNKEKARVRQLYAEGKVGRDELLESESKSYHSAGTCTFYGTANSNQLVVEVMGLHLPGSSFVNPGTELRDALTEAAAIQATRITDLGTEYTPIGHIVDEKSVVNGIVALLATGGSTNHTMHLVAMARAAGIIVNWDDFDALSSVTPLLTKIYPNGQADINHFQAAGGMALLIKELLRGGFVHNDVKTICGEGLEKYTKEPALRDGKLVWVDSPEKSGDEDVLTTIEKPFKPDGGLCVLDGNLGRAVIKTSSLREGRNVVKAPAVVFESQHDLDGAFQAGDLNKDCVVVVRYQGPRAIGMPELHKLTPPLGVLQDKGYKVALVTDGRMSGASGKVPAAIHLYPEALDGGLIAKVQNGDIIEVNADENSIKLHVSDEELAMRTVTPKDLSEEREGMGREMFNGFRKILTTPEEGASCIFHEA from the coding sequence ATGAACCCAATTATTCAACAAGTTACCGATAGGATTATTGAGCGCAGTAAAGCAACTCGAAAAGCCTACCTTGCTAAAATAGAAAAAGCGCGCTTAAAAGGTCCACATCGTGGTGTGCTTTCCTGTGGTAACTTAGCTCACGGCTTTGCAGCCTGTAAACCTGAGCAGAAGAAAGACTTAACTGCATTAACTAAAGCAAACGTTGGTATGATTTCGGCTTACAACGATATGTTGTCAGCTCACCAACCTTACGAAGTGTACCCGGATAAAATAAGAGCCGCAGTTGAAAAAGTAGGCTCAGTTGCACAATTTGCCGGTGGCGTACCAGCCATGTGTGATGGTGTAACTCAAGGTCAACCTGGTATGGATCTCAGCTTAATGAGCCGTGATGTAATTGCGATGAGTGCAGCCGTTGGTCTTTCACATAACATGTTTGATAGTGCAGTAATGATGGGTATCTGTGACAAGATTGTCCCAGGTTTAGTTATGTCTGCATTGTCGTTTGGCCATTTGCCATTTGTATTTATTCCTGCTGGTCCGATGGAATCAGGGATCCCTAATAAAGAAAAAGCGCGAGTACGTCAGTTATATGCTGAAGGCAAAGTAGGTCGTGATGAGTTGTTAGAGTCTGAGTCAAAATCATACCACTCAGCAGGTACGTGTACGTTTTACGGTACTGCTAATTCTAACCAATTAGTGGTTGAAGTTATGGGTCTTCATCTACCTGGGTCGTCTTTCGTAAATCCTGGTACTGAATTACGTGATGCGCTTACCGAAGCGGCAGCAATTCAAGCGACTCGTATTACCGACTTAGGTACTGAATACACGCCAATTGGTCACATCGTAGATGAGAAGTCAGTAGTAAATGGCATAGTTGCTTTATTGGCGACAGGTGGTTCAACTAACCACACCATGCACCTAGTCGCGATGGCGCGTGCGGCTGGTATCATTGTTAACTGGGATGACTTTGATGCGTTATCTTCGGTAACGCCGTTACTTACCAAAATCTATCCTAACGGTCAGGCCGATATCAATCACTTCCAAGCAGCAGGTGGAATGGCACTATTGATAAAAGAGTTGTTGCGCGGTGGTTTTGTTCACAATGATGTTAAAACAATCTGTGGTGAAGGCTTAGAAAAATACACCAAAGAACCTGCATTACGCGACGGCAAATTAGTATGGGTTGATAGCCCTGAAAAATCAGGTGACGAAGACGTATTAACCACGATAGAAAAGCCTTTCAAGCCTGACGGCGGTTTATGTGTGTTAGACGGTAACCTCGGTCGTGCGGTGATCAAAACATCATCACTGCGCGAAGGTCGCAATGTAGTCAAAGCTCCTGCAGTTGTATTTGAAAGTCAACACGACTTAGATGGTGCGTTCCAGGCTGGCGACTTAAATAAAGACTGTGTTGTTGTTGTTCGTTACCAAGGCCCTAGAGCTATTGGTATGCCAGAGCTTCACAAATTAACGCCGCCATTAGGCGTATTACAAGACAAGGGCTACAAGGTTGCATTGGTGACGGACGGTCGTATGTCGGGTGCATCAGGTAAAGTGCCTGCAGCGATTCATCTATACCCTGAAGCTCTAGACGGTGGTTTGATCGCAAAGGTTCAAAATGGTGACATTATTGAAGTGAACGCCGATGAAAATAGCATTAAATTACACGTGTCTGATGAAGAGTTAGCTATGCGTACCGTTACGCCAAAAGATCTTTCGGAAGAACGCGAAGGGATGGGCCGTGAAATGTTTAATGGTTTCCGCAAAATTCTAACCACGCCTGAAGAAGGCGCAAGTTGTATATTCCACGAGGCTTAA
- the pgl gene encoding 6-phosphogluconolactonase, whose product MTVQLNKFDNATELNAAFAEEIAQKLTQGIEQNGAASLLVSGGNTPKALFSVLKYKDLDWSKVTIALVDDRWVTLDDPASNETMVRQNLLQENAAAAHFIGMKTSHENAFDAVSTVTTNMQNIQMPFDVVILGMGEDGHTASIFPCCAQLDEGLTTKDLILATEPTTAPHQRMTFSKAALLNSKQLYLHLVGENKEAVLNQVRESNDERKAPINAFLNQDKVPMTIMLATSK is encoded by the coding sequence ATGACTGTACAATTAAATAAATTTGATAATGCCACTGAACTAAATGCCGCATTTGCTGAAGAAATAGCGCAAAAGCTAACTCAAGGTATTGAACAGAACGGCGCGGCTTCGTTATTAGTTTCAGGTGGTAATACACCTAAAGCGTTATTTTCAGTACTTAAGTACAAAGATTTAGACTGGTCAAAAGTAACGATAGCTTTGGTTGATGACCGTTGGGTTACATTAGATGATCCCGCTTCTAATGAAACAATGGTGAGACAAAACCTATTGCAAGAAAACGCGGCTGCTGCGCATTTTATTGGCATGAAAACATCCCATGAAAACGCATTTGACGCAGTTTCTACTGTAACGACAAATATGCAAAATATTCAAATGCCATTCGACGTGGTGATTTTAGGAATGGGCGAAGACGGTCATACGGCGTCAATTTTTCCTTGTTGTGCACAGTTAGACGAAGGGCTTACGACCAAAGATTTAATCTTAGCAACTGAACCAACAACCGCACCACATCAGCGCATGACCTTTTCTAAGGCCGCGCTGTTAAATTCAAAACAATTGTACCTTCACTTAGTGGGTGAAAATAAAGAAGCCGTTCTAAATCAGGTTCGCGAATCAAATGACGAACGCAAAGCGCCCATCAACGCCTTTTTGAATCAAGATAAGGTACCAATGACGATTATGTTAGCGACCAGCAAATAG
- the malQ gene encoding 4-alpha-glucanotransferase: MNESLIEQLVQARGIESQYTDAWGNQAIIDQASKEKILAAMGYPVTDEAALIEKVNEESNAAWLTVIEPANIVRIGEAKPLLIKLPIDFVNDELTLVVKQQGTVIQKLNVTPIDHELIASVEVNDIEIQQYALDVSFDLEMGYYELSLVEEGQEEPLGEGRLIVAPQSCFKQKEIIAGQKLWGPSVQLYCVRSKTNWGVGDFSDLATLIEKVADRGADFVGLNPIHALYPNNGDACSPYSPSSRRWLNVIYIDVESVLGFGVDKATQELFNSDDFQAQLTAARETDHIDYGSVMDLKLRALKPLYEYFAREEIANQTELAKAFEAFKEEGGDSLAQLAAFDAIQDKFKSEGRYIGDNWGWPVWPDEFKDFNSEAVRQFVKDNAELVDFYAYLQFVALTQLEKANEVSQAKGMAMGTYRDLAVGVSEGSTEIWANKDLYCTDASVGAPPDVLGPLGQNWGLPPMDPVKLYQQGYQPIIDLFRSNMHACGALRIDHVMALLRLWWVPKGESAKAGTYVYYPVDDLLAILALESHLNECSIIGEDLGTVPDDIVGKLQENGIHSYKVFFFEQAEDGGYYSPMHYKEQAMATLTTHDMPTLIGYWHCKDLELGQEIGLYQGEELMQSLYADRVKSKQAILDSLHGHNSIPEHIGRDANFVGMTQDLNYGMQIHMAKGSSALLSLQIEDWLQMDMPVNIPGTSEEYPNWRRKLSVDLEDIFEKPEINKLTHDLTQARKSA, from the coding sequence ATGAACGAATCGCTAATCGAACAGTTAGTTCAAGCACGCGGTATTGAGTCTCAATACACTGACGCTTGGGGCAACCAAGCAATTATAGACCAAGCGTCTAAAGAAAAGATTTTAGCGGCGATGGGTTATCCCGTTACCGACGAGGCGGCTCTCATTGAAAAAGTAAATGAAGAGTCAAACGCAGCGTGGTTAACCGTCATTGAACCAGCAAATATTGTTCGAATTGGTGAGGCTAAACCACTTTTGATTAAATTGCCTATCGACTTTGTAAATGACGAGTTAACGTTAGTTGTTAAGCAGCAAGGTACGGTAATTCAAAAATTAAACGTCACGCCTATCGATCACGAATTAATTGCCAGTGTTGAAGTTAATGATATTGAAATTCAACAATACGCATTGGATGTTAGTTTTGACTTAGAGATGGGTTATTACGAGCTTTCACTTGTAGAAGAAGGGCAAGAAGAACCATTGGGCGAAGGTCGTTTGATCGTTGCGCCCCAATCTTGTTTTAAACAAAAAGAAATTATTGCTGGCCAAAAGCTATGGGGCCCAAGCGTTCAGCTTTATTGTGTTCGCAGTAAGACTAACTGGGGCGTAGGCGATTTTTCAGACTTAGCTACCTTGATAGAAAAAGTAGCAGATCGCGGTGCAGATTTTGTTGGCCTAAACCCTATCCATGCTCTTTATCCAAACAATGGCGATGCCTGTAGTCCTTACAGTCCGTCTTCTCGTCGTTGGTTAAACGTGATTTATATCGATGTAGAGAGTGTACTTGGCTTTGGTGTTGATAAGGCTACTCAAGAACTATTCAACTCAGATGATTTCCAAGCCCAACTTACTGCAGCGAGAGAAACGGATCACATAGATTACGGCTCAGTAATGGACCTTAAATTACGTGCTCTCAAACCGCTATATGAGTACTTTGCTCGTGAAGAAATCGCGAATCAAACAGAGCTTGCCAAAGCGTTTGAAGCGTTCAAAGAAGAAGGCGGAGACAGCCTAGCTCAACTGGCTGCCTTTGACGCGATTCAGGACAAGTTCAAATCGGAAGGTCGCTATATTGGTGATAACTGGGGGTGGCCGGTGTGGCCTGACGAGTTTAAAGACTTCAACTCAGAGGCGGTGCGCCAATTTGTTAAAGACAATGCCGAGTTAGTAGACTTTTATGCATATCTACAATTTGTGGCGTTAACCCAGTTGGAAAAAGCCAACGAAGTTAGCCAAGCAAAAGGTATGGCTATGGGCACTTATCGTGACCTTGCAGTAGGCGTCAGTGAAGGCAGTACTGAAATCTGGGCAAACAAAGACTTATATTGCACCGATGCGTCAGTGGGCGCGCCACCTGATGTGTTAGGTCCGCTTGGTCAAAACTGGGGGTTGCCACCGATGGACCCAGTAAAACTTTACCAACAAGGTTACCAGCCTATCATCGATTTGTTCCGTTCTAACATGCACGCATGCGGAGCATTGCGCATTGACCATGTGATGGCATTACTTCGTTTGTGGTGGGTACCAAAAGGTGAGTCCGCTAAAGCGGGCACTTATGTTTATTACCCAGTTGATGATTTACTTGCTATTTTGGCACTTGAAAGCCACTTGAATGAGTGTTCGATTATTGGTGAAGACTTAGGTACTGTGCCTGACGATATCGTTGGTAAATTGCAAGAAAATGGCATCCACTCGTACAAAGTGTTCTTCTTTGAGCAAGCGGAAGATGGTGGCTATTACTCGCCTATGCACTACAAAGAGCAAGCAATGGCAACGTTGACAACCCATGATATGCCGACCTTAATTGGTTACTGGCATTGTAAAGATCTTGAATTAGGTCAAGAAATTGGTTTGTATCAGGGTGAAGAGCTTATGCAGTCATTGTATGCCGATCGTGTTAAGTCGAAACAAGCTATCCTAGATAGCTTACACGGCCACAATAGTATTCCCGAACACATTGGTCGAGATGCAAATTTTGTTGGTATGACTCAGGACTTAAATTACGGTATGCAAATCCACATGGCCAAAGGTTCTTCGGCGTTGTTAAGTTTGCAAATCGAAGATTGGTTACAAATGGATATGCCTGTAAATATTCCAGGCACGAGCGAAGAATACCCTAACTGGCGACGTAAATTGTCAGTGGATTTGGAGGACATCTTCGAAAAACCTGAAATCAATAAATTAACGCATGATTTAACACAAGCACGTAAATCAGCCTAA
- a CDS encoding bifunctional 4-hydroxy-2-oxoglutarate aldolase/2-dehydro-3-deoxy-phosphogluconate aldolase, with product MAERNWLIDSSEVFAAGPVVPVLVIENVEDAVPIAKALMAGGIKVLEVTLRTPAAIDVIREIATHVPDALIGAGTVTNAQQLKQVTEAGAKFAISPGLTPDLLDAGNQGTIALIPGISSISELMVGLDKGYSHFKFFPAEASGGVPSLKSIGGPFPEVKFCPTGGINPGNYQDYLALNNVMCCGGSWLCPDALVKERKWDEITKLAAAAVAG from the coding sequence ATGGCAGAGCGTAATTGGTTAATTGACTCCTCTGAAGTATTCGCCGCTGGACCGGTAGTACCTGTGTTAGTTATTGAAAATGTTGAAGATGCGGTGCCTATTGCAAAGGCATTAATGGCAGGTGGAATTAAAGTATTAGAAGTTACTTTGAGAACGCCTGCGGCCATTGATGTTATTCGTGAAATTGCAACACATGTTCCAGATGCACTTATTGGCGCTGGTACAGTAACCAACGCACAACAACTCAAGCAAGTTACTGAAGCGGGTGCCAAGTTTGCGATTAGTCCCGGTTTAACACCAGACTTATTAGATGCTGGTAATCAAGGAACAATTGCCTTGATTCCGGGTATCTCATCAATTTCAGAATTAATGGTGGGATTGGATAAGGGCTATAGTCACTTTAAGTTTTTCCCAGCTGAAGCGTCAGGTGGAGTACCATCGTTGAAATCAATCGGTGGGCCTTTCCCAGAGGTTAAGTTTTGTCCAACCGGTGGTATTAACCCAGGTAATTATCAAGATTATTTGGCATTAAACAACGTGATGTGTTGTGGTGGTTCTTGGTTATGTCCAGATGCGTTAGTTAAAGAGCGTAAGTGGGACGAAATAACTAAGCTAGCCGCAGCGGCTGTAGCTGGATAA
- the zwf gene encoding glucose-6-phosphate dehydrogenase, translating into MAKSLSHKPCDLVLFGTKGDLARRKLIPSLYQLERAQLLAEDTKIVGIARDKHDLKGYKKVVSESLKEFLKEPVDKEVEKRFLARLEYCKVDMTVKDDYLKIADVVDLESRTMVNYFSTPPSVFGAICEGLSHAGLVNEETRVVVEKPIGHCLESSKVINDKIAEHFNENQIYRIDHYLGKETVLNLLVLRFANAIFTNNWDHECIDHVQISVAESVGVEGRWGYYDDAGQMRDMVQNHLLQILSLLAMEPPVDVSADSIRNEKLKVLKALRPITVDDASEKTVRGQYTKGFVNGQQVPGYLEEEGANTESDTETFVSIRVDIDNWRWAGVPFYLRTGKRMPIKGTEIVVHFKELPHNIFKETYKTLPANKLIIRLQPHEGVEIHLMNKVPGLGEKMELQQTKLDLSFSDTFKNDRIADAYERLMLEAMLGNQSLFVRRDEVEAAWAWVDGILDAWDKSNESPKDYSAGSWGPVASIAMLAKDDREWDE; encoded by the coding sequence ATGGCCAAAAGTTTAAGCCACAAACCTTGTGATTTAGTTTTATTTGGAACTAAAGGTGATTTAGCGAGGCGCAAACTTATACCTTCTTTATATCAACTAGAGCGTGCTCAATTATTAGCGGAAGATACTAAAATCGTCGGTATAGCACGTGATAAGCACGATTTGAAAGGTTACAAGAAGGTTGTCTCTGAAAGCTTAAAAGAGTTTTTAAAAGAACCAGTCGATAAAGAAGTAGAAAAGCGATTTCTAGCGCGTCTTGAATACTGCAAAGTTGATATGACAGTAAAAGACGACTACTTAAAGATAGCGGATGTGGTCGATTTAGAAAGTCGCACAATGGTAAATTACTTTTCTACACCGCCATCAGTGTTCGGTGCTATTTGTGAAGGCTTGTCTCATGCGGGTTTAGTAAATGAAGAAACTCGTGTTGTCGTCGAGAAGCCGATCGGTCATTGTTTAGAATCATCTAAAGTCATTAACGATAAAATTGCAGAACATTTTAACGAAAATCAGATTTACCGTATCGACCATTACTTAGGTAAAGAAACGGTACTTAATCTATTAGTATTGCGTTTTGCAAATGCGATCTTTACTAACAACTGGGATCACGAATGTATCGATCACGTTCAAATCTCAGTTGCAGAGTCTGTTGGTGTAGAAGGACGTTGGGGCTACTATGACGATGCTGGTCAAATGCGCGATATGGTCCAAAACCATCTTTTACAAATCTTGTCTTTGCTGGCGATGGAGCCACCAGTCGACGTTTCTGCAGATAGCATTCGTAATGAAAAGCTAAAAGTACTTAAAGCATTACGCCCAATTACAGTAGATGACGCATCAGAAAAAACGGTACGTGGTCAATACACCAAAGGCTTTGTAAACGGACAGCAAGTACCGGGCTATCTAGAAGAGGAAGGTGCTAATACAGAAAGTGACACTGAAACATTTGTGTCTATTCGTGTCGATATTGATAACTGGCGTTGGGCTGGCGTTCCTTTTTATCTTCGCACAGGTAAACGAATGCCAATTAAAGGCACTGAGATTGTCGTTCACTTTAAAGAGCTTCCTCACAATATTTTTAAAGAAACTTATAAGACATTACCTGCCAATAAGTTAATTATCCGTTTGCAACCACATGAAGGTGTAGAAATCCACTTAATGAACAAGGTCCCTGGCCTTGGTGAAAAAATGGAGCTGCAACAAACTAAGCTCGATTTGAGTTTTTCAGACACGTTCAAAAATGACCGTATTGCCGACGCCTATGAACGCTTGATGTTAGAAGCCATGCTAGGTAACCAATCACTATTCGTACGTCGTGATGAAGTCGAAGCCGCTTGGGCTTGGGTCGATGGAATTTTGGACGCCTGGGACAAATCTAATGAGTCACCTAAGGACTATTCAGCCGGCTCTTGGGGGCCAGTCGCGTCTATTGCAATGTTGGCAAAAGACGACAGAGAATGGGATGAATAA
- a CDS encoding D-hexose-6-phosphate mutarotase has translation MRTKYLKTLNKNGQLFYQLEHPKFHAEISQFGGQLISFKDESGVEWIWLSSSAKLDGSAPIRGGAPICWPWFGPAQDNSLPQHGYARRLPWQLLDCEGDDERVRIRFSCQLDQAPIDLSNLSLIIEYVLGDDITINLHTENLTEKTLNLSQAIHTYFNISDIYQCKLIGFEQINYEDKLASKSGVHKHPLSISYPVDRVYLDAIEKIEICTDESHFVVSGSGYDSVVLWNPWKEGAEAMGDFDNDGFAHMICVEMANTQGLQVGSHDSHTLTQQIKRI, from the coding sequence ATGAGAACTAAGTACCTAAAAACCCTGAATAAAAATGGACAATTGTTTTATCAATTAGAACACCCAAAGTTTCATGCTGAGATCAGTCAGTTCGGTGGCCAATTGATATCTTTTAAAGATGAATCAGGGGTGGAATGGATCTGGCTCTCCTCCTCCGCCAAACTTGACGGTTCAGCACCTATACGAGGTGGTGCACCTATTTGCTGGCCTTGGTTTGGTCCCGCACAAGACAATAGCTTACCTCAACATGGCTATGCACGTCGTTTACCGTGGCAGTTATTAGATTGTGAAGGTGATGACGAGCGAGTGCGGATCAGGTTTAGTTGTCAATTGGACCAAGCACCTATTGATCTAAGTAATTTATCTCTGATTATCGAATACGTTTTGGGCGATGACATAACTATTAATTTACACACAGAAAACCTGACCGAAAAAACCTTAAATTTAAGTCAGGCCATTCATACCTATTTTAATATCAGTGATATCTATCAGTGCAAACTTATTGGCTTTGAACAAATTAACTACGAGGACAAACTAGCAAGTAAAAGCGGCGTTCATAAACACCCCTTAAGTATTTCATACCCAGTCGATCGAGTTTACCTCGACGCTATCGAGAAGATCGAAATTTGTACAGATGAGTCTCATTTTGTTGTTTCAGGGTCAGGTTACGACTCTGTCGTTCTTTGGAACCCATGGAAGGAAGGTGCTGAAGCTATGGGTGACTTTGACAATGATGGCTTTGCCCATATGATTTGTGTCGAAATGGCCAACACCCAAGGCCTACAAGTAGGCTCTCACGACTCCCACACCCTTACTCAACAAATAAAGCGCATCTAA
- the gap gene encoding type I glyceraldehyde-3-phosphate dehydrogenase, whose amino-acid sequence MTIRVAINGFGRIGRNILRALYESEKQYDLKIVAINDLGDASINAHLLKYDTAHGRFAASVEHTDDSITVNGDVIKVTSERNPADLPWAEMNIDIVFECTGIFATKEAASAHIEAGAKKVIISAPGKNVDATVVYGVNHDEITPDMTVISNASCTTNCLAPMAKVLNDKIGIESGLMNTIHAYTNDQRLSDVYHTDLRRARAAAMSMIPTKTGAAAAVGLVVPELAGKVDGLAVRVPTINVSLVDLTFIAKRDTTVEEVNQVIRDAVAQGGPLAEVLAVNDEPLVSIDFNHNAYSSNFDATETRVTGRLVKVMSWYDNEWGFSNRMLDNAVLLMKG is encoded by the coding sequence ATGACTATTCGTGTTGCAATTAACGGTTTTGGCCGCATCGGCCGTAATATTCTTAGAGCTTTGTATGAATCAGAAAAGCAGTATGATTTAAAAATCGTAGCAATCAATGATTTAGGTGATGCTAGCATCAATGCCCACTTATTAAAGTACGATACCGCCCATGGCCGTTTTGCGGCTTCAGTTGAACACACTGACGACTCAATCACGGTAAACGGTGACGTAATCAAGGTTACTTCAGAGCGCAACCCTGCTGACTTACCTTGGGCAGAAATGAATATTGATATCGTTTTCGAATGTACGGGTATCTTTGCAACTAAAGAAGCGGCAAGTGCGCATATTGAAGCCGGTGCCAAAAAAGTAATCATCTCAGCGCCTGGTAAAAACGTAGATGCAACGGTTGTATATGGTGTTAACCACGACGAGATCACTCCTGACATGACTGTGATTTCTAACGCTTCGTGCACCACAAACTGCTTAGCGCCAATGGCCAAGGTATTAAACGACAAGATTGGTATCGAGTCTGGTTTAATGAACACCATTCACGCTTACACTAACGATCAGCGTTTAAGTGACGTATACCACACGGACCTGCGCCGAGCTCGTGCAGCAGCTATGTCTATGATCCCAACTAAGACGGGTGCAGCAGCAGCGGTTGGTCTCGTAGTTCCTGAATTAGCCGGTAAAGTGGATGGTCTTGCAGTTCGTGTTCCAACAATAAACGTTTCTTTAGTTGATTTAACGTTCATTGCTAAGCGTGATACAACGGTAGAAGAAGTTAACCAAGTGATTCGCGACGCGGTTGCTCAAGGCGGGCCATTAGCCGAAGTATTGGCAGTTAACGATGAGCCACTGGTATCTATCGACTTTAATCACAACGCCTATTCTTCAAACTTTGACGCGACTGAAACACGCGTAACAGGTCGACTTGTTAAAGTAATGAGCTGGTACGATAACGAATGGGGTTTCTCTAACCGTATGTTAGACAACGCAGTTTTATTAATGAAAGGTTAA
- a CDS encoding glucokinase, which yields MSLQALVADIGGTNIRLAIADLATLNIDRVQTYRCADFDNIDDAIKQYLSFLDFDVHYACIDVACPVLGDKVDLTNNHWCFSQEKLAAQFGFEKLIVINDFTAIAMSVPQLPNEAKEQIGGTEPQANKPIAIYGAGTGLGVAHLVNVAGKWVPLGGEGGHVDFTPTDDEQIAILKQLKKKYPTVSAEQLLSGLGLVQIYQSLCAIHNVEEKNYQPADISNHAIDGTDPMAEKTLAVFCRILGTFGGNLALTMATFGGVYIAGGIVPRFIEYLKNSDFRTKFEAKGRFQPFVSAIPVYVVTEAQPGLIGCAAYLKQEL from the coding sequence ATGTCATTGCAAGCTTTAGTCGCAGATATTGGCGGCACTAACATTCGATTAGCCATCGCAGATTTGGCAACACTAAATATTGATCGCGTCCAGACCTATCGTTGTGCGGACTTTGATAATATCGATGATGCGATAAAACAATACTTATCTTTCTTAGACTTTGACGTGCATTATGCATGTATCGATGTAGCCTGCCCGGTGTTGGGTGATAAGGTTGACTTAACCAACAATCACTGGTGTTTTTCACAAGAAAAGCTAGCTGCACAATTTGGTTTTGAAAAATTAATTGTTATCAATGATTTTACTGCAATCGCGATGTCAGTACCGCAGTTACCTAATGAGGCAAAAGAACAAATTGGTGGTACAGAGCCACAAGCTAACAAACCTATTGCAATATATGGTGCAGGAACAGGATTAGGTGTTGCACATTTAGTAAATGTGGCAGGTAAATGGGTACCACTTGGTGGTGAAGGCGGTCATGTTGACTTCACTCCCACAGACGATGAGCAAATTGCAATACTTAAGCAACTTAAGAAAAAGTACCCAACGGTCTCAGCCGAGCAATTGTTATCTGGCTTAGGTCTAGTGCAGATTTATCAGTCTTTATGCGCAATTCACAATGTTGAAGAAAAGAATTACCAGCCAGCAGATATTAGCAACCACGCTATTGACGGTACAGATCCTATGGCTGAAAAAACTCTAGCGGTATTTTGCCGAATTTTAGGCACCTTTGGTGGCAACCTTGCCTTAACGATGGCGACGTTTGGTGGTGTTTATATAGCGGGCGGTATTGTCCCTCGATTTATCGAATATCTTAAAAACAGCGATTTTAGAACTAAGTTTGAGGCAAAAGGGCGTTTTCAGCCGTTTGTCTCAGCGATCCCTGTGTATGTTGTAACAGAAGCTCAACCAGGCTTAATTGGTTGTGCGGCGTATTTAAAACAAGAACTGTAA